A region from the Achromobacter seleniivolatilans genome encodes:
- a CDS encoding DUF802 domain-containing protein, with translation MSKYLINLVVFVAGLAVVGWIGVGYAGSNPLALAVTLLIGVCYLAGALELLRYQQATSTLKRSAGGLSEAPASLGAWLEQLHPSLRNAARLRVEGERVGLPGPALTPYLVGLLVLLGMLGTFLGMVVTLRGTGMALESATDLGAIRASLAAPVKGLGFAFGTSIAGVATSAMLGLLAALCRRDRVQAAQLLDTKIATTLRPYSQSYQREESFKLLQRQAEVMQRQAEAMPMLVDRLQAMMQNMEQQTKSINDRQLASQDVFQGKAEAAYARLASVMEQSMKDGVAESARSAGVALQPVVEATMASLSRETASLQDTVTQAVQQQLSSLTSGFQASTANVADIWNQALAGQQRASETLARDLRESMDRFAETFEQRSSSLLDGVSARLEASSGDMSDAWTSALSRQERVSEKLAGDNLQALTSAAASFEQHSASLLRTLNQSHTLLQSELASRDQQRLSAWTETLGAMGATLRQEWEQAGAQGAARQQEISETLAQTVRDIHAQAATQAQVLEGVSVRMEAAANSVSDRWNTALSRQEQVSEKLAADNQQALATAAATFEQHSASLLRALDQSHTDLQTALASKDEARLSVWTDSLAAMAATLTQQWEQAGTHSATRQQEISESLANTAQGITSQTEAQAKLLESVSARLEAASANVSDQWTTALSRQEQVSEKLAADNQLALVTAAAAFGEHSTSLLHTLEQSHADLHAALAARDHERLGAWTGTLTTMAAALGQEWKAAGDHTVARQQEISQTLAQTAQDIAAQTETQAILLETVSTRLETAAGSVTKAWTDAQARQEQVSDKLASDNQQALTTAAAAFEQHSASLLRTLDQSHMDLQTALAAKDEARLAAWTGKLAAMADALGQEWELAGAQAATRQQEISQTLAQTAREVATQTEAQASLLENVSTRLETAADSVTQAWTDAQARQELVGETLAASHQQALESAAAVFGEHSAALLRTLDESHADLQTALASKDEARLTAWTASLAAMADALRQEWQQAGAATASQQQQICDTLAQTAHDITSQTQAHASDTIAEIGRLVQAASEAPKAAAEVIGELRQKLSDSMVRDNDMLEERNRLLETLDTLLNAVNHTAAEQRTAVDALVASSAELLDRVGTQFTDKVEAETGKLTDVAAQVTSSAIEVASLGESFGMAVQLFGDSNDKLVAHLQRIEAALDKSIARGDEQLSYYVAQAREVVDLSLMSQKQIMENLQLLASQRATAGAQPA, from the coding sequence ATGTCCAAGTATCTGATTAATCTCGTAGTTTTTGTGGCCGGTCTGGCTGTTGTGGGCTGGATTGGCGTGGGCTATGCGGGTTCGAACCCGCTGGCGCTTGCCGTCACACTGTTGATCGGCGTCTGTTATCTGGCGGGCGCGTTGGAGCTGCTGCGTTATCAGCAGGCCACGTCAACGCTGAAGCGATCCGCGGGCGGCCTGTCGGAAGCGCCAGCCAGCCTGGGCGCTTGGCTTGAGCAACTGCATCCCAGCCTGCGTAATGCCGCCAGGCTGCGCGTCGAAGGCGAACGTGTTGGCCTGCCCGGCCCGGCGCTCACACCCTATTTGGTCGGCCTGTTGGTGCTGCTGGGCATGCTGGGCACCTTCCTGGGCATGGTGGTGACGCTGCGCGGCACCGGCATGGCGCTGGAAAGCGCAACCGATCTGGGCGCGATCCGCGCGTCCTTGGCGGCGCCGGTCAAGGGCTTGGGTTTTGCCTTTGGCACGTCTATTGCCGGTGTGGCGACGTCCGCCATGCTGGGTTTGCTGGCCGCGCTATGCCGCCGTGACCGCGTTCAAGCCGCACAACTGCTGGACACCAAGATCGCGACAACCTTGCGGCCCTATTCGCAAAGCTATCAGCGCGAAGAATCCTTCAAGCTGCTGCAACGGCAAGCCGAAGTCATGCAGCGCCAGGCCGAGGCCATGCCGATGCTGGTCGACCGCCTGCAAGCCATGATGCAAAACATGGAGCAGCAAACGAAGTCGATCAACGACCGCCAGTTGGCCAGCCAGGACGTGTTCCAGGGCAAGGCCGAAGCCGCCTACGCCCGATTGGCGTCCGTCATGGAACAATCCATGAAAGATGGCGTGGCCGAAAGCGCCCGTTCCGCGGGCGTTGCCTTGCAGCCCGTGGTAGAAGCCACGATGGCCAGCCTGTCGCGCGAAACCGCCTCCTTGCAGGACACCGTCACGCAAGCCGTGCAGCAACAGTTGAGCAGCCTGACCTCGGGCTTTCAGGCATCCACCGCGAACGTGGCGGACATCTGGAACCAGGCGCTGGCAGGTCAGCAACGCGCAAGCGAAACCCTGGCGCGTGACTTGCGCGAGTCGATGGACCGATTTGCCGAGACCTTCGAACAGCGCTCGTCCAGCTTGCTGGACGGCGTATCGGCCCGTTTGGAAGCCTCGTCGGGTGATATGTCGGATGCCTGGACGTCCGCCCTGTCCCGCCAAGAGCGCGTCAGCGAAAAACTCGCGGGCGACAATCTTCAGGCGCTGACTTCGGCTGCAGCCAGCTTCGAGCAGCATTCGGCGTCGCTCTTGCGCACCCTGAACCAGTCGCACACCTTGCTGCAATCGGAACTGGCGTCGCGCGATCAGCAACGCCTGTCCGCCTGGACCGAAACGTTGGGCGCCATGGGCGCCACGCTGCGCCAGGAATGGGAACAGGCCGGCGCACAGGGCGCTGCCCGCCAGCAGGAAATCAGCGAAACGCTGGCGCAGACCGTGCGCGACATCCATGCTCAGGCCGCGACGCAAGCCCAGGTGCTGGAAGGCGTGTCGGTTCGCATGGAGGCTGCGGCCAACAGCGTATCGGATCGTTGGAACACCGCCCTGTCCCGCCAGGAACAGGTCAGCGAAAAGCTGGCCGCCGACAATCAGCAGGCTCTGGCTACGGCCGCCGCCACGTTTGAACAGCATTCGGCGTCGCTGCTGCGAGCGCTGGACCAATCGCATACCGACCTGCAAACTGCGCTGGCCTCGAAGGACGAGGCACGCCTGTCCGTCTGGACCGATTCGCTGGCTGCCATGGCTGCCACGCTGACCCAGCAGTGGGAACAAGCGGGAACACACTCGGCCACGCGCCAACAGGAAATCAGCGAGTCCTTGGCCAACACGGCGCAAGGCATCACGTCGCAAACCGAGGCGCAGGCCAAACTGCTGGAAAGCGTGTCGGCGCGCCTGGAAGCGGCATCCGCCAACGTGTCCGATCAATGGACCACGGCGCTGTCCCGCCAGGAACAGGTCAGCGAAAAGCTGGCCGCCGACAATCAGCTTGCGCTGGTCACAGCCGCTGCCGCTTTCGGCGAACACTCAACATCCCTGCTGCACACGCTGGAACAATCCCATGCGGACCTGCACGCGGCACTGGCCGCCCGCGACCACGAACGCCTGGGCGCGTGGACCGGCACGCTGACCACGATGGCTGCGGCGCTGGGTCAGGAATGGAAGGCAGCCGGCGACCACACGGTGGCCCGCCAGCAAGAGATCAGCCAGACCCTGGCCCAAACCGCGCAGGACATCGCAGCCCAAACCGAAACGCAGGCCATCCTGCTGGAAACGGTGTCGACCCGTCTGGAAACGGCAGCGGGCAGCGTGACCAAAGCCTGGACCGATGCGCAGGCCCGCCAAGAACAGGTCAGCGACAAGCTGGCCAGCGACAATCAGCAGGCATTGACCACTGCGGCGGCTGCCTTCGAGCAGCATTCCGCATCGCTCTTGCGCACGCTGGATCAATCGCACATGGACCTGCAAACGGCCCTGGCCGCCAAAGACGAAGCACGTCTGGCGGCCTGGACCGGCAAGCTTGCCGCGATGGCCGATGCACTGGGCCAGGAATGGGAATTGGCGGGCGCGCAAGCCGCCACCCGCCAGCAAGAGATCAGCCAAACCCTGGCGCAGACCGCACGCGAAGTCGCGACGCAGACCGAAGCCCAGGCCAGCCTGCTGGAAAACGTGTCGACCCGTCTGGAAACTGCGGCAGACAGCGTGACGCAGGCCTGGACGGATGCGCAAGCCCGCCAGGAACTGGTTGGAGAAACGCTGGCCGCAAGCCATCAGCAAGCGCTGGAATCGGCGGCTGCGGTATTCGGCGAACATTCGGCGGCGCTCTTGCGCACGCTGGACGAATCGCATGCCGATTTGCAAACGGCTCTGGCGTCCAAGGACGAAGCCCGACTGACGGCGTGGACGGCATCGCTTGCCGCGATGGCCGACGCGCTGCGTCAGGAATGGCAGCAAGCCGGCGCCGCCACCGCCAGCCAGCAACAACAGATTTGCGACACGCTCGCCCAGACCGCGCACGACATCACGTCGCAAACACAGGCGCACGCGAGTGACACCATCGCGGAAATCGGGCGTCTGGTGCAAGCCGCATCGGAAGCGCCCAAGGCTGCTGCCGAGGTCATTGGCGAATTGCGCCAAAAGCTGTCGGACAGCATGGTCCGCGACAACGACATGCTGGAAGAACGCAACCGCCTGCTGGAAACGCTGGACACGCTGCTGAACGCCGTAAACCACACCGCCGCCGAGCAACGCACGGCCGTGGACGCGCTGGTCGCGTCTTCAGCGGAGTTGCTGGACCGTGTGGGTACGCAGTTCACCGATAAGGTCGAAGCCGAAACCGGCAAGCTCACGGACGTGGCCGCGCAGGTCACCAGCAGCGCGATCGAAGTCGCCAGCCTTGGCGAATCCTTCGGCATGGCCGTGCAGCTGTTTGGCGACTCCAACGACAAGCTGGTCGCCCATCTGCAACGCATCGAAGCGGCGCTGGACAAGTCCATTGCCCGCGGCGACGAGCAACTGTCCTACTACGTGGCGCAAGCCCGCGAGGTGGTTGATCTGAGCCTGATGTCGCAAAAGCAGATCATGGAGAACCTGCAACTGCTGGCCAGCCAACGGGCAACCGCCGGAGCGCAGCCCGCATGA
- a CDS encoding AraC family transcriptional regulator: MFLALAPAPALSTLVQSYWFIQDLAGDHEGRPILTSPIPFAVLSVNMGRPNATEDGALVPRASMLGLQSRVRSWRSWSNTYFVMAMLTVPGIVRLFPHAGAGSADRLLDLGAITGDARADALVGGVNPAASPRKIASQLDHWLIGRLASAEPVTEARQMMAAHDILRQGGRVDQAADAAQVDRRHLQRWFNRHLGIGPKALADLERLHGSLCGVQSGQGDCGEGFSDQAHQIRNWKRRLGTTPGAYAEQGPSALAAHFSAQGQAPGPAFYL; this comes from the coding sequence ATGTTTCTTGCCCTGGCCCCAGCGCCTGCGCTCTCGACGCTGGTGCAGTCCTATTGGTTTATTCAGGACCTGGCTGGTGACCATGAGGGCCGTCCCATTCTGACCAGCCCGATTCCGTTTGCCGTGCTGTCTGTCAACATGGGCAGGCCGAACGCAACGGAAGACGGCGCGCTGGTGCCGCGCGCATCCATGCTGGGTCTACAGTCACGCGTGCGGTCGTGGCGGTCCTGGTCAAACACCTATTTTGTGATGGCCATGCTGACTGTACCCGGCATCGTCCGCTTGTTTCCGCATGCAGGCGCGGGCAGCGCGGACCGTCTGCTGGACTTAGGAGCGATTACCGGCGATGCGCGGGCGGACGCCTTGGTTGGCGGCGTGAATCCCGCCGCCTCGCCGCGCAAGATTGCCAGTCAGCTAGACCACTGGCTGATTGGCAGGCTGGCAAGCGCAGAGCCAGTTACCGAGGCCCGTCAGATGATGGCGGCGCACGATATCCTGCGGCAAGGCGGGCGGGTTGACCAAGCCGCAGACGCGGCGCAGGTGGACCGCCGCCATCTGCAACGATGGTTCAACCGGCACCTGGGCATCGGACCTAAAGCGTTGGCGGATCTGGAACGGCTGCATGGCAGCCTGTGTGGCGTGCAATCCGGGCAAGGCGATTGCGGGGAGGGCTTCAGCGATCAGGCCCATCAGATCCGAAACTGGAAGCGCAGGCTAGGCACGACCCCCGGCGCTTATGCGGAGCAAGGGCCTAGTGCGCTGGCAGCGCATTTCAGCGCACAGGGTCAGGCGCCCGGACCGGCGTTCTATCTGTAA
- a CDS encoding dienelactone hydrolase family protein, producing MQPPRTPAVRTQDIIYQGADGVFEGYAAIPPGVAAPRPCVVLTHDWSGLNEPIKHLAERYAALGYICFAIDVYGKGVRGDPLGDNVRLMQPLLDDRALLRDRLLAGLRAASEIPGVDPARMAAVGYCFGGLCALDLARAAPANLLAAVSFHGALQPPQASVTGRISASILLLHGWDDPIAPPADVQAIASELTQAGADWQLHAYGHVQHAFTFEGARFPERGIVYDERADTRSWAAMRAHLAAVFNRA from the coding sequence ATGCAGCCACCTCGCACCCCTGCTGTGCGCACGCAAGACATCATCTACCAAGGCGCGGACGGCGTCTTCGAAGGTTATGCGGCCATCCCGCCAGGTGTGGCGGCCCCGCGCCCGTGTGTTGTGCTGACGCACGATTGGAGCGGTCTGAACGAACCGATCAAGCATCTGGCCGAACGATACGCGGCCCTTGGATACATCTGTTTCGCGATTGATGTGTACGGCAAGGGCGTGCGTGGCGATCCCTTGGGCGATAACGTGCGTCTGATGCAACCGCTGCTGGATGATCGGGCGTTGCTGCGCGATCGTTTGCTGGCGGGCTTGCGGGCGGCAAGTGAAATTCCGGGAGTGGACCCAGCGCGGATGGCGGCGGTGGGTTATTGCTTTGGCGGCTTGTGCGCGTTGGACCTGGCCCGCGCGGCGCCTGCCAACCTGCTGGCGGCGGTCAGCTTTCATGGCGCGTTGCAGCCACCGCAAGCCAGCGTGACCGGCCGGATCAGCGCCAGTATTCTGCTCTTGCATGGCTGGGATGACCCCATCGCCCCGCCCGCAGATGTTCAGGCAATTGCGTCAGAACTGACACAGGCGGGCGCCGACTGGCAACTGCATGCGTATGGTCATGTGCAACATGCGTTTACCTTTGAAGGCGCCCGCTTCCCTGAGCGCGGCATTGTCTATGACGAGCGCGCCGATACGCGCTCATGGGCTGCCATGCGTGCGCATCTTGCTGCGGTGTTCAACAGGGCTTAA
- a CDS encoding DUF3348 domain-containing protein, protein MLQAPQRTGLSGPTLIRLLTRLTDAEVLESRQSLSDHLSHWLGWTDAIALSAALNNRPPVIAPGSRPFGSAEERECVRVRATLADAIASDTAATPAKKHQDRSQAPVKKALAEADADYSNFRQRYLSLQHTMETSIGNLRSRLRGMVAARNGEMTRLAVVDAIMDRALLPKERALLGAIPKLLQGHFERLRLAEAAAMANANAEAETPAEAKAQPEPASEGDLTPLPVQTAAPITPGAWLDVFRNDMRSVLLAELDVRLQPVEGLLAALRAS, encoded by the coding sequence ATGTTGCAAGCCCCACAGCGCACAGGTTTAAGCGGCCCGACGCTCATTCGCTTGCTGACTCGCCTGACGGATGCCGAGGTACTGGAATCCAGGCAATCGCTATCGGACCATCTGAGCCACTGGCTAGGTTGGACGGACGCGATCGCGTTGTCCGCGGCACTGAACAATCGCCCGCCGGTGATCGCCCCCGGTTCCCGCCCCTTCGGCAGCGCCGAAGAGCGTGAATGCGTGCGCGTGCGCGCGACGTTGGCTGATGCGATTGCCAGTGATACGGCGGCCACGCCAGCCAAGAAGCACCAGGACCGCAGCCAGGCGCCCGTCAAGAAAGCGTTGGCGGAGGCTGACGCCGATTATTCGAATTTTCGTCAAAGGTATCTATCGTTGCAGCACACGATGGAAACCAGCATTGGTAATTTGCGCAGCCGTCTGCGCGGGATGGTCGCCGCCAGAAACGGTGAAATGACGCGTTTGGCCGTGGTCGACGCGATCATGGACCGCGCGCTGCTGCCCAAGGAACGAGCGCTGTTGGGTGCGATACCCAAGTTGCTTCAGGGGCATTTTGAGCGCCTGCGTCTGGCCGAGGCCGCGGCCATGGCCAACGCCAACGCCGAGGCAGAAACCCCGGCCGAGGCAAAAGCCCAGCCTGAACCGGCCAGCGAAGGCGACCTGACGCCCCTGCCGGTACAGACTGCGGCACCGATAACACCCGGCGCGTGGCTGGACGTGTTCCGCAACGATATGCGGAGCGTCCTGCTTGCCGAATTGGATGTTCGTTTACAACCGGTCGAGGGGCTGCTTGCCGCCCTTCGCGCCAGCTAA
- a CDS encoding Vgb family protein, with the protein MKRTPAKILREYGPFPGVGCVHGVTFDGRQVWFATGEQLVALDPESGKTARSLAMVANAGTAFDGKHLFQIANNQIQKVDPDSGQVLSTIPAPEPDCSGMAWAEGSLWVGAYRTRKIHQVNPDTGRVLRTLDSNRFVTGVTWVDGELWHGTWEEGQSDLRQLDARTGEVLQSVDMPEGVGVSGLESDGATRFFCGGGESGKIRAVQHPGKAPAAA; encoded by the coding sequence ATGAAACGAACCCCAGCGAAGATCCTCCGTGAATACGGCCCTTTCCCCGGCGTCGGCTGTGTGCATGGCGTCACTTTTGACGGACGGCAAGTCTGGTTCGCCACGGGCGAACAACTGGTCGCCCTTGATCCCGAAAGCGGAAAAACGGCGCGCTCGTTGGCGATGGTTGCCAATGCGGGCACGGCGTTTGATGGCAAACATCTGTTCCAGATCGCCAACAACCAGATTCAGAAGGTCGATCCTGACAGCGGGCAGGTGCTGTCCACTATCCCGGCGCCGGAGCCGGATTGTTCGGGCATGGCCTGGGCCGAAGGCAGTTTATGGGTGGGCGCATACCGGACGCGCAAGATTCATCAGGTTAATCCTGACACCGGCCGCGTGCTGCGCACACTGGATTCCAACCGCTTTGTCACGGGCGTGACGTGGGTGGATGGCGAGTTGTGGCACGGGACCTGGGAAGAGGGCCAAAGCGATCTGCGGCAGTTGGACGCACGCACCGGAGAAGTCCTGCAAAGCGTCGACATGCCAGAGGGTGTGGGCGTGTCGGGACTTGAATCGGACGGCGCCACGCGTTTCTTTTGCGGCGGCGGAGAAAGCGGCAAGATCAGAGCCGTGCAGCACCCTGGCAAGGCGCCGGCGGCAGCCTGA
- a CDS encoding helix-turn-helix domain-containing protein, translating into MDFLITSAARALASGDPLAALNHVALRDDAPALALRGIAMAQLGDFARAKALLRSAVHAFGPKEAAARARCVVAQAEVALASRDLAWPEKSLIAARNTLGRFGDPINAAHAAYLQARRQLLIGKLDDAEGTLAGLDPAAVPPASRTVHELIAAGIAMRRVQAKTARAALTRAELAARHAGIPALSAEVESVSLALNTPVARLISQGQEQDLLLDEVETLLDSQALIVDGCRHVVRGNGKIVPLASRPVLFALVRTLAEAWPQDVPRETLIFQSFRTRFFDETHRVRLRVEIGRLRAAIKPLADITATARGFRLEAGDAEVAVLARPVADVDRDQAAVLAFLTDGQAWSSSALALALGTSQRTVQRTLDGLASQGFVQPLGLGRARRWTTPPVPGFTSSLLLPALLPGQ; encoded by the coding sequence ATGGACTTTCTGATCACGAGCGCGGCGCGGGCGCTGGCATCGGGTGACCCGCTGGCTGCGCTGAATCACGTCGCCTTGCGTGACGATGCGCCTGCGTTGGCGTTGCGCGGTATTGCCATGGCGCAATTGGGGGACTTTGCGCGGGCCAAGGCGCTGTTGCGCAGTGCGGTGCATGCGTTCGGCCCTAAAGAGGCTGCTGCCCGTGCGCGCTGCGTGGTTGCGCAAGCCGAAGTGGCTCTGGCGTCGCGCGATCTTGCGTGGCCGGAAAAATCCCTGATTGCCGCACGCAATACCTTGGGCCGGTTTGGCGACCCGATCAACGCGGCGCACGCGGCTTATCTGCAAGCGCGGCGCCAACTGCTGATCGGCAAGCTGGACGATGCTGAAGGCACGCTGGCCGGTCTCGATCCCGCCGCCGTGCCGCCTGCGTCGCGCACGGTTCATGAATTGATTGCGGCAGGCATTGCCATGCGCCGGGTGCAGGCAAAGACGGCGCGCGCTGCGCTGACGCGTGCCGAACTCGCCGCCCGGCATGCAGGCATTCCGGCCTTGTCGGCCGAGGTGGAAAGCGTTTCTCTGGCATTGAATACCCCTGTTGCGCGCTTGATCTCGCAGGGTCAAGAACAGGATCTGCTGCTGGATGAGGTGGAAACACTGCTGGATTCACAAGCGCTGATCGTGGATGGTTGCCGCCACGTTGTGCGCGGCAACGGCAAGATCGTGCCTTTGGCGAGCCGTCCGGTGCTGTTTGCACTGGTCCGCACGCTGGCCGAGGCATGGCCGCAAGACGTGCCCAGGGAAACACTGATCTTCCAGAGCTTTCGCACCCGGTTCTTCGACGAGACGCATCGTGTGCGGCTGCGGGTGGAAATAGGGCGTCTGCGTGCGGCAATCAAACCGCTGGCAGACATTACCGCCACAGCCCGGGGCTTCCGGTTGGAGGCTGGCGACGCGGAGGTCGCCGTTCTGGCGCGTCCGGTTGCTGACGTGGATAGGGATCAAGCGGCTGTGCTTGCCTTCCTGACGGATGGCCAGGCCTGGTCCAGTTCCGCCCTGGCTCTGGCACTGGGGACTAGCCAGCGCACGGTGCAGCGCACTTTGGACGGGCTGGCGTCGCAGGGGTTTGTGCAGCCGCTGGGCCTGGGGCGTGCCCGCCGCTGGACGACTCCGCCCGTGCCTGGATTCACGTCAAGCTTGTTACTCCCGGCGCTGTTGCCCGGCCAGTAG